The DNA window AGGGCGACGCCTCCCGCAAGCGGATGCTCATCGACCACGGCTTCCGGTTGCCCAGCGCCGCCGACAACCGACCCCTGCGCTTCGACGAATACCTGGAGCGGGTGGGCCAGTCGGTCTTCCTCTCCGCCACTCCCGGCCCGTGGGAGCTGGAGCAGGCCCAGGGTGAGTTCGTCGAGCAGGTGATCCGGCCGACCGGCCTGATCGACCCCGAGGTGGTGGTGAAGCCGACCAAGGGTCAGATCGACGACCTCATGCACGAGATCAAGCTGCGCACCGAGCGCGACGAGCGGGTGCTGGTCACCACGCTGACCAAGAAGATGGCCGAGGATCTCTCCGACTATCTCCTGGAGAACGGCATCCGGGTGCGTTACCTGCACTCCGAGGTGGACACGTTGCGCCGGGTCGAGCTGCTGAGCGAGTTGCGCAAGGGCGACTACGACGTGCTGGTCGGCATCAACCTGCTCCGGGAGGGCCTCGACCTGCCCGAGGTCTCCCTGGTGGCGATCCTCGACGCCGACAAGGAGGGCTTCCTGCGCAGCGGGCGGTCGCTGATCCAGACCATCGGTCGCGCGGCCCGCAACGTCTCCGGCCAGGTCCACATGTACGCCGACAAGATCACCCCGTCGATGGCGTCGGCGATCGACGAGACCAACCGGCGCCGGGCCAAGCAGATCGCGCACAACGAGGCCCACGGGATCAGCCCCGAGCCGCTGCGCAAGAAGATCCACGACATCCTCGACGACATCTACCGCGAGGCGGAGGACACCGAGAACACCACGGTCGGCGGCGCCGCGCGGCAGCTCTCCCGGGGCAAGGCGCCGGTCAAGGAAACCCGCAGCCGGGGCGGCCGGGGCGGCGCGGCCACGCCGTCGCGCGAGGGCATGGCCCGGGCCGACCTGGCCAACCTCATCCAGGAGCTCAACGACCAGATGCTGGCCGCCGCGCGGGAACTCCAGTTCGAGCTGGCGGCGCGGATCCGCGACGAGGTCGCCGACCTCAAGAAGGAGTTGCGGGGGATGGACGCGGCGGGGGTGCGCTGACGAGTGTCTGTCGCTCTGCGCGAGCGAGGTATTGCCGTGTGTGATGGTCATGCGTACGCTCCCACCGGGAGGCGCGCATGCCGTTGTCAGCAAGTCCTGTCGTCCGGAGGGTGCGGCTCGGCGTGGAGCTGCGCCGGCTGCGCCGCCGTGAGTCGCTCACGCTCGAGCAGGTCTGCACGCGGCTCGGTTGGGCGTCCACATCGAAGCTGTCCCGCATCGAGCTGGGCCAGAGCCGGCCCGACCTGGCCGACGTCCTCGATCTGCTCGACGTCTACGAGGTGCCGCCGCACCAGCGCGACGACCTGATCGTCATCGCGCGCGACGCCGCCACCGGGCGCGGCTGGTCCAAGGCGTTGGGCGAGATGGGCGAGCGGCAGCGGGCGTTCGCGGAACTGGAGGCGGGCGCCGAACGCATCGTGGAATACCAGCCGGCGCTCGTGCCCGGCCTGCTACAGACCCCGGCGTACGCCCGGGTGCGGGTGGCGGCCGGCGCGTCGCTCGCCAGCGAGGTGGACGTGGAGGCCGACGTGCGGGCCCGGACGGTGCGCCAGGAGCTGCTGGTCCGGGCGGATCCGCCGCACTACACCGTGCTGCTCGACGAGCGGGCCTGCGAGCCGGCCGGCCTGCCGGGCGAGGTGTGGCGGGAGCAGGTGCGGCACCTGCTGGCGCTGGCCGAACGGTCGCACGTCACGATCCGGGTGCTGCCCCACGGCGCCTCGTCCGGCGACGACCTGCACCCGCTGGCGCCGTTCTCCTACTATGCCTACCGGGACCCGGACGACCCGCGCACGGTGCTGGTGGAGACGCTCACCACCGACCTGCGCCTGGTTGCCGAGGCCGACGTCGCCCGCTACGAGCAGGTGATCGAGCGGCTGCTCACCGCGGCGCTGTCGGAGGACGCCACGGTCGAGTTGCTGACCCGCCGGCTCGGCGCCCCGCCGGTGCCTCGGCAGCGTGACCCGCACGACCCGGAGTGAGGTGACCACGCGGCCACCGGGCCCGGCGCCCCCGATGCCCGCCGGGGCCGGTGACCGCGCGTCGCGCGCAGGGTACGTGCGGGGTACGACAGATCAGGCCGGCACGTCGACGAAGTGCTCGACCAGCGGCGGGCCGGCGAAGTGGGGCCCGATCAGCCCGCGCCACCGCTCGAATCGCTCGGTCTGCCGGAAGTTGGCGTCGTGCGCCTCGACCGAGTCCCACTCGACCAGGAGCACGAACCGGGTGGGCGACTCCACCCCGCGGGTCATCCGCACCGAGCGGCAGCCCTGCGCCTCGGCGAGGATCGGCCGCGCCTGCGCGTAGGCGGCGGCGAAGTCGTCCTCGTGTCCGGGTGTCACATCGATCAGCGCGACCTCAAGAACCATGCCCGAAGCCTGCCATGCCGGGGTCCACGAGTACGCTCCGGGTGCGCTCGGGGAGGACACCATGCTCGACTGGCTCACCGGCACCGCGTTCACCGTGTGGGGCGCCGGCACCACCTGGGCCGAACTGCTCGGCTTCGTCACCGGCGTGGTCAACGTCTGGCTGGTCGCCCGGCAGCACATCGCGAACTGGCCGATCGGCATCGCCAACGTGTTGCTGCTGATGCTGCTGTTCTGGACCGCCGGCCTCTACGCCGACGCCGGGCTGCAGATCGTCTACGTGGTGCTCGGAGCCTACGGGTGGTGGCACTGGCTCTTCGGCGGCGAGCGGCGCGGTCGGCTCACGGTGACCCGCACCGGGCGGCGGGAGTGGTGGGCGCTGGC is part of the Micromonospora sp. WMMD980 genome and encodes:
- a CDS encoding DUF5753 domain-containing protein, whose amino-acid sequence is MPLSASPVVRRVRLGVELRRLRRRESLTLEQVCTRLGWASTSKLSRIELGQSRPDLADVLDLLDVYEVPPHQRDDLIVIARDAATGRGWSKALGEMGERQRAFAELEAGAERIVEYQPALVPGLLQTPAYARVRVAAGASLASEVDVEADVRARTVRQELLVRADPPHYTVLLDERACEPAGLPGEVWREQVRHLLALAERSHVTIRVLPHGASSGDDLHPLAPFSYYAYRDPDDPRTVLVETLTTDLRLVAEADVARYEQVIERLLTAALSEDATVELLTRRLGAPPVPRQRDPHDPE
- a CDS encoding antibiotic biosynthesis monooxygenase; the encoded protein is MVLEVALIDVTPGHEDDFAAAYAQARPILAEAQGCRSVRMTRGVESPTRFVLLVEWDSVEAHDANFRQTERFERWRGLIGPHFAGPPLVEHFVDVPA